In Fundidesulfovibrio terrae, a genomic segment contains:
- a CDS encoding helix-turn-helix transcriptional regulator — protein MNVYPHIPETLFRLSSIIGNPSKGIPAIIPVSKSTWWAKVASGEFPKPVRIGRCTAWKASDITALVDRLASAEMGR, from the coding sequence ATGAATGTATACCCGCATATCCCGGAAACCCTTTTCCGGCTTTCCTCCATCATCGGCAACCCCAGCAAGGGCATCCCGGCCATCATCCCCGTGAGCAAGTCCACGTGGTGGGCCAAGGTTGCGTCTGGGGAGTTCCCGAAACCCGTTCGGATCGGCCGCTGCACGGCTTGGAAGGCGTCCGACATTACCGCTCTTGTTGACCGCTTGGCGTCCGCCGAGATGGGGAGGTAG
- a CDS encoding tyrosine-type recombinase/integrase, which yields MAKKVLPLTDAAIRNAKPQAKAYKLSDGLGLYVEILPTGGKSWRFKYRFEGQEKRLVFGLWPDVSLKQARQRRDDARAMVADGVDPGEKRKQDTAAQAEAQAVQAATFELVAREWHAAQVRTWSEGHAVKVLSTMEQHLFPVFGAEPISLLRAPAILPVLRAVEAKGINYTAKRLRQYCEAVFSYAIATGRAERNVGADLRGALAPCKVTNRPAIVEPKAVGKLLRAMEGYEGSPVTLAALKLAPLLFVRPGELRHAEWGEIDLDAEHGPQWLIPAEKMKMRTAHIVPLSRQAVEIITDLHPLTGAGRYLFPCNRAKGRCMSNMTINAALRRLGYDQGEHCAHGFRAMASTLLNEQGWPSDVIERQLAHAPRNKVRATYNRAEHLPERRRMMQKWADYLHTLKAGGKVVPIHRENVG from the coding sequence ATGGCAAAGAAAGTCCTGCCTCTCACAGATGCGGCCATACGTAACGCCAAGCCTCAGGCCAAAGCTTACAAGCTGTCGGATGGTCTTGGCCTCTACGTGGAAATCCTTCCAACTGGGGGGAAGTCCTGGCGGTTCAAGTATCGTTTCGAAGGGCAGGAAAAGCGCCTAGTGTTCGGATTATGGCCGGATGTGAGCTTGAAGCAGGCCCGGCAGCGCCGTGATGATGCCCGCGCCATGGTGGCGGATGGCGTTGACCCTGGAGAGAAGAGGAAACAGGACACCGCCGCCCAAGCCGAGGCGCAAGCCGTTCAGGCCGCGACCTTCGAGCTTGTGGCTCGCGAATGGCACGCCGCTCAGGTGCGGACCTGGAGCGAAGGCCACGCCGTCAAGGTTCTCTCCACCATGGAACAACACCTGTTCCCGGTCTTCGGGGCTGAACCTATTTCCCTGCTACGCGCCCCGGCCATCCTCCCCGTCCTGCGGGCAGTGGAAGCCAAGGGCATCAACTACACGGCCAAGCGCTTACGCCAGTATTGCGAAGCCGTATTCTCCTACGCCATTGCCACGGGCAGGGCCGAACGCAACGTAGGCGCGGACCTGCGGGGCGCGTTGGCCCCCTGCAAGGTGACGAACCGTCCGGCCATCGTTGAACCCAAGGCCGTGGGCAAGCTCCTACGAGCCATGGAAGGCTATGAGGGGAGTCCTGTCACCCTGGCGGCGCTCAAACTGGCCCCGCTCCTGTTCGTGCGTCCTGGCGAGCTTCGGCATGCAGAGTGGGGGGAAATCGACCTGGACGCGGAACACGGGCCGCAATGGCTCATTCCTGCCGAGAAAATGAAGATGCGGACGGCGCATATCGTGCCTCTGTCCCGCCAAGCCGTGGAGATCATCACGGACCTTCACCCCCTGACCGGGGCAGGGCGCTATCTGTTTCCCTGCAACCGGGCCAAAGGGCGCTGCATGTCAAACATGACCATCAATGCCGCCCTGCGGCGTCTGGGCTATGACCAAGGGGAGCATTGCGCACACGGCTTCCGGGCCATGGCTTCCACGCTCCTGAACGAACAGGGCTGGCCTTCCGACGTGATCGAGCGCCAGCTTGCTCACGCCCCAAGAAATAAGGTCCGGGCTACTTACAACCGGGCGGAGCATCTGCCGGAACGGCGGCGGATGATGCAGAAGTGGGCGGACTACCTGCACACCTTGAAGGCAGGCGGCAAGGTGGTCCCTATTCACAGAGAGAATGTAGGCTGA
- a CDS encoding AAA family ATPase: MGALYYFGSVASQQSVGDDSAAIEAALAHMPARQEKFTAGVGSIGEKEDSTKPGFYTGFDIIAHKSGIIINLDLLSLVWVFLDSFLTGKLGFVSGAPEVGKPTFLIYLAALIANCLDWFGDHLVPGGKGKVLAVFYEVDKCPLWRRLQRAFAVFRWSWPCVSLGFSFSLITQNFMGNIFAVPAAGQEGHQ, encoded by the coding sequence ATGGGTGCTCTCTATTACTTTGGCTCCGTCGCGAGCCAGCAGTCCGTGGGTGACGATTCGGCTGCCATCGAGGCGGCCCTGGCCCATATGCCCGCCCGGCAGGAAAAATTCACGGCGGGGGTGGGCTCGATCGGTGAGAAGGAAGACTCGACCAAGCCCGGTTTCTATACCGGGTTTGACATCATTGCACACAAGTCGGGGATCATCATCAACCTCGATCTGCTCTCGCTGGTCTGGGTGTTTCTCGACTCTTTCTTGACCGGAAAGCTCGGTTTCGTATCTGGGGCCCCTGAGGTGGGTAAGCCCACCTTCTTGATCTACCTGGCCGCCTTGATCGCCAATTGCTTGGACTGGTTCGGGGACCATTTGGTCCCCGGCGGCAAGGGAAAGGTGCTGGCCGTATTCTACGAAGTGGATAAGTGCCCCCTTTGGAGGCGCTTACAACGTGCCTTCGCGGTATTCAGATGGTCTTGGCCCTGCGTGTCGCTGGGTTTCTCGTTCAGCTTGATTACCCAAAATTTTATGGGGAACATCTTCGCGGTCCCGGCGGCCGGGCAGGAGGGCCATCAATGA
- the thiD gene encoding bifunctional hydroxymethylpyrimidine kinase/phosphomethylpyrimidine kinase, whose protein sequence is MSVVPCVLTIAGSDSGGGAGIQADLKTFMAHRCYGLSVVTALTAQNTMGVAGIHAPEPEFVALQLRTVLEDIPVRAAKTGMLFSAPIAKAVAGVLAERKDFPLVVDPVCVSQSGHALLQEDAVRAIVESVFPLADLATPNRPEAELLTGLAITDRQSLFAALERLLSFGPKAVLVKGGHMEAQGGMLTDWLAVAGEEPLALPVPRVDTPHTHGTGCTLSAAITARLALGDPLAQAVKNAQAYLNKALASGFAVGRGASPPDHLIGLR, encoded by the coding sequence ATGAGCGTCGTCCCGTGCGTCCTGACCATCGCCGGGTCCGACTCCGGCGGCGGGGCAGGAATCCAGGCGGACCTCAAGACATTCATGGCTCACCGTTGCTACGGTTTGAGCGTCGTCACCGCCCTGACCGCCCAGAACACCATGGGTGTCGCGGGCATCCACGCCCCTGAGCCGGAGTTCGTGGCCCTGCAGCTGCGCACTGTCCTCGAGGACATCCCCGTGCGCGCGGCCAAAACCGGCATGCTCTTTTCCGCGCCCATCGCGAAAGCCGTGGCTGGGGTGCTTGCCGAAAGAAAGGATTTTCCCCTGGTGGTCGATCCGGTGTGCGTCTCCCAGAGCGGGCACGCCCTGCTCCAGGAGGACGCCGTGCGGGCCATCGTGGAGTCGGTGTTCCCCCTGGCGGACCTGGCCACTCCCAACCGCCCCGAGGCGGAACTGCTCACGGGCTTGGCCATCACGGACAGGCAAAGCCTCTTCGCCGCCCTCGAGCGGCTTCTTTCCTTCGGCCCCAAGGCTGTGCTGGTGAAAGGCGGGCACATGGAAGCGCAGGGCGGCATGCTGACGGACTGGCTGGCCGTTGCGGGCGAGGAGCCCTTGGCCCTGCCCGTTCCGCGCGTGGACACCCCCCACACCCATGGCACCGGATGCACGCTGTCGGCGGCGATCACCGCGCGCCTGGCCTTGGGCGATCCCCTGGCCCAGGCGGTGAAAAACGCCCAGGCATACCTCAACAAGGCCCTGGCATCCGGGTTCGCGGTGGGGCGCGGGGCTTCGCCTCCCGACCACCTGATCGGATTGCGCTGA
- a CDS encoding terminase small subunit, whose protein sequence is MITQSVLTPKQEAFAQHFVLNGNASAAYRESYEIRVNTKETSIGQSAKQLLDHPKISSRIAALRAVAAEKAMLTLDQHLSTLAVLRDKAAQAGQMGAAITAEIARGKAAGLYVEKREVNARMTAVVEVGDGD, encoded by the coding sequence ATGATCACACAATCTGTTCTGACCCCGAAGCAAGAAGCGTTTGCCCAACATTTCGTCTTGAATGGAAATGCGTCCGCAGCTTATCGCGAATCGTACGAAATACGTGTGAATACGAAGGAAACTTCTATTGGGCAGAGTGCGAAACAGCTCCTCGACCACCCTAAAATTTCCTCAAGGATTGCCGCGCTACGGGCTGTTGCAGCTGAAAAGGCTATGCTCACGCTCGACCAGCACCTGTCAACGCTGGCGGTCTTGAGAGACAAGGCTGCGCAGGCCGGGCAGATGGGTGCGGCCATCACGGCCGAAATCGCTCGCGGCAAGGCCGCAGGCCTCTATGTAGAGAAGAGAGAAGTGAATGCCCGGATGACGGCAGTTGTCGAAGTTGGGGATGGTGATTGA
- a CDS encoding sodium:calcium antiporter, with amino-acid sequence MLQTFALFLLSAGAIYWACEYFVNGIEWCGRRLNLGATAVGSVLAAFGTALPESAVTFMAVAFGNTPAQKDLGVGAAMGGPLVLATLAYAVVGFFLFLNKNCLARKTCHVQVDHVRLSHDQAAFLVVFAVKVALGLVVFAIKPWLGFLFLAAYAVYVWNEIKAGDTAPEEETLEPLKILPSAEEPHLGWAVLQAVLALAAISVASHIFVNQLETIGTIFHWSPHLVALFLSPVATELPETMNAVIWVRQGKERLALANISGAMMIQATVPSALGIFFTPWHFDGPLLASGIITAFAITFLWLLFRRGTVDGRLLAAISSLYGIFALFVIVCF; translated from the coding sequence ATGCTCCAAACATTTGCTCTGTTTTTGCTATCCGCAGGCGCTATCTATTGGGCCTGCGAATACTTCGTTAACGGGATTGAATGGTGTGGCCGTCGTCTCAATCTGGGCGCAACGGCTGTTGGCTCGGTCCTCGCCGCCTTCGGCACTGCACTTCCTGAAAGCGCCGTAACGTTTATGGCCGTAGCCTTTGGGAACACGCCTGCCCAAAAAGATCTTGGTGTGGGTGCTGCAATGGGAGGCCCACTCGTCTTAGCAACACTAGCATATGCTGTTGTTGGCTTTTTCTTATTCCTCAATAAAAATTGCCTAGCCCGCAAAACATGTCACGTACAAGTGGATCATGTGCGGTTGAGTCATGACCAAGCGGCATTTCTTGTTGTATTTGCTGTAAAAGTTGCGCTTGGCCTAGTTGTCTTTGCAATTAAACCCTGGCTTGGCTTCCTTTTTCTGGCAGCCTATGCGGTTTATGTTTGGAATGAAATCAAAGCTGGCGACACGGCTCCCGAGGAGGAGACGCTTGAGCCTTTGAAAATTCTTCCCTCGGCGGAAGAACCTCATTTAGGGTGGGCCGTGCTTCAAGCCGTGTTGGCATTAGCTGCCATCAGTGTAGCTTCGCATATATTCGTCAATCAGCTTGAAACCATTGGAACAATTTTTCATTGGTCGCCGCATCTTGTTGCGTTGTTTCTTAGCCCTGTAGCAACCGAGCTTCCGGAAACAATGAATGCCGTGATTTGGGTACGCCAAGGTAAAGAGCGTTTAGCATTGGCAAACATATCAGGTGCGATGATGATTCAAGCCACCGTCCCGAGCGCACTAGGCATATTTTTCACACCATGGCACTTTGACGGTCCACTGCTGGCATCTGGTATCATTACTGCATTTGCGATCACTTTTCTCTGGTTGCTTTTCCGTCGCGGCACTGTAGATGGAAGACTGCTGGCCGCCATCAGCTCGCTATATGGTATCTTCGCCTTGTTTGTCATAGTATGTTTTTGA
- a CDS encoding Y-family DNA polymerase — translation MPVYALVDCNNFYCSCERVFAPHLAGRPVVVLTNNDGCIIARSPEAKALGFKMAEPEFQARARLKRHNVAVFSSNYALYGDLSARVMSTLSEFTPRMEVYSIDEAFLDIAGMPEEAGRYAARIRETVRKRTGIPVSIGIGPTKTLAKAANKLAKKRPELGGVLDMSSLEGREKLLSGLDVEDVWGIGHRHSKRLKAMGVMTAQDFTRLSREWVLKKMTVVGLHTWLELRGIPCISMEMAPKPKQTIVSSRSFGKPVTTLEEMGEAMTRHASRAAEKLRGEKGLAGAVLVFIQTNNFIEGEPQYWASQSRGLNPPTSHTPEIVCRGREILERIFRMGFRYKKVGVMLSGIESEASAQFSLLPSPGERGKQLMDALDRVNAKWGRETLFVAATGTKRVWSMRQNFRSPRYTTVWGDLPYVTI, via the coding sequence ATGCCCGTGTACGCCCTGGTGGACTGCAACAACTTCTATTGCTCTTGCGAGCGCGTGTTCGCCCCGCACCTTGCAGGGCGCCCGGTGGTGGTGCTGACCAACAACGACGGCTGCATCATCGCCAGGTCCCCCGAGGCCAAGGCCCTGGGCTTCAAGATGGCCGAGCCGGAGTTCCAGGCTCGGGCCAGGCTCAAGCGCCACAACGTGGCCGTGTTCTCTTCCAACTACGCCCTCTACGGCGACCTGTCCGCGCGTGTCATGTCGACACTGTCCGAGTTCACGCCCCGGATGGAGGTCTATTCCATCGACGAGGCCTTCCTGGACATCGCCGGGATGCCGGAAGAAGCGGGGCGCTACGCCGCGCGCATCCGGGAAACCGTGCGCAAGCGCACGGGCATCCCGGTCTCCATCGGCATAGGCCCCACCAAGACCCTGGCCAAGGCCGCCAACAAGCTGGCCAAGAAGCGCCCCGAGCTTGGTGGTGTGCTGGACATGTCCTCCCTTGAGGGCCGGGAAAAACTCCTGTCAGGGCTGGATGTGGAGGACGTCTGGGGCATCGGCCACCGCCACTCCAAGCGGCTCAAGGCCATGGGAGTCATGACCGCCCAGGATTTCACGCGTCTATCGCGGGAGTGGGTGCTCAAGAAGATGACCGTGGTGGGCCTGCATACCTGGCTGGAGCTACGCGGCATACCATGCATCTCCATGGAGATGGCTCCCAAGCCCAAGCAGACCATCGTGTCCTCGCGTTCTTTTGGAAAGCCCGTGACCACCTTGGAGGAGATGGGCGAGGCCATGACGCGCCACGCCAGCCGGGCCGCCGAGAAGTTGCGTGGCGAGAAGGGGCTGGCAGGCGCGGTGCTGGTGTTCATCCAGACCAACAACTTCATCGAAGGCGAGCCCCAGTATTGGGCCAGCCAAAGCCGCGGCCTGAACCCGCCCACGTCGCACACGCCGGAGATTGTTTGTCGCGGCCGCGAGATCCTGGAGCGCATCTTCCGGATGGGTTTCCGCTACAAGAAGGTGGGGGTAATGCTCTCGGGCATCGAATCGGAGGCCTCGGCCCAGTTCTCCCTACTGCCGAGCCCAGGAGAGCGGGGCAAGCAGCTCATGGACGCGCTGGACAGGGTGAACGCCAAATGGGGCCGGGAGACTCTGTTCGTGGCGGCCACCGGGACCAAACGGGTCTGGAGCATGCGACAGAATTTCCGGTCGCCGAGGTATACGACGGTGTGGGGGGATCTGCCGTACGTAACGATTTGA
- a CDS encoding DNA primase family protein, with protein MIGPQAQLTVFTSTRPAQLSKGFKLGEDGNLVKSNGGRMAEGDSKTVAVTPLEFTELLKNLKPSQALGFGLGPEQFCFIGTQGYLQPGQVTRQKENFKWPDGPGVMMTDYDPPKDGSTPWSAERLLEAFTSVAPGLVKAPLVVTASVSSHIYTQTGECLKGPGGLRAYLFVRDATDIPRAGQVLHDRLWLAGYGRYDVSESGALLERSCTDTAVWSPERLDFAGAAVLGPGLVQKKPEPIIIDSDAEFLDTRAAFHDLTPEEKKKLALLKQHAKEVVRDKMDAKKEAWTATRMKEVRVKNPAKSEPEFAIIEELFRRSLENGKLCEDQEIHLHNGPTVTVRDILAEPAKFHDKRCADPMEPGYNNDPDIGWICAKDGKPPVIFSHAHGKKKYTLGTDKQAKKSPMNREEASGIRQELEARIKDTEDFDELLGPVAEAIAKSGLPVPDVEYLLKLIKKRTGTSLHDLRAAVRLARASGGDSDGDKFNHMETALRVIESYGEGNLLHAQDFFWKWDLAGVWRKMDDLEIKKKVHRVAEVDDLTASIVDSVFKLAVNETFRPGHAFDAIQDAVNVRNGELYWEGNRWELRPHCRESYRTTQIPVAYDPQAAAPRFLQFLDEIFRDDPDKKDKKRLVLECMGYSLMATCRFEKFMLLIGPGANGKSVLLAVLAALVGPKQVAAVQPSQFDNRFQRAHLHGRLVNIVTEIAEGHEMADAQLKAIVSGELTTAEHKMRPPFDFNPFCTCWFGTNHMPNTRDFSDALFRRANILTFNRTFQEEEQDRQLVEKLKSELPGIMAMALEALAEVIQRGEFTRTESCEAAKKEWRLDSDQVAAFVEDQCVLEPGLHTPSGYIYTDYKSWAEEAGGGPLLGRKKFTSRLQRLGVQLHKSTGGVRMLAGIALKFAKGRPQ; from the coding sequence ATGATCGGCCCCCAGGCACAACTGACCGTGTTCACGTCCACCCGGCCCGCACAGCTGTCCAAAGGATTTAAACTCGGCGAAGATGGCAATCTGGTGAAGTCCAACGGTGGTCGTATGGCAGAAGGCGATTCCAAAACCGTCGCCGTCACGCCGCTGGAGTTCACCGAGCTTCTCAAAAACTTGAAACCGAGCCAGGCCCTGGGCTTTGGCCTGGGACCCGAGCAGTTCTGCTTCATCGGAACGCAAGGGTATCTCCAGCCTGGGCAGGTCACGCGCCAAAAGGAAAACTTCAAGTGGCCGGATGGGCCTGGCGTAATGATGACGGATTACGATCCGCCTAAAGACGGCTCTACACCTTGGTCAGCCGAGCGGCTGCTTGAAGCTTTCACGAGCGTTGCTCCGGGCTTGGTAAAAGCGCCGCTGGTGGTCACCGCCAGCGTGTCGTCTCATATCTACACCCAAACCGGTGAATGCCTGAAAGGGCCGGGCGGGCTCCGCGCTTATCTCTTCGTCCGGGATGCGACAGACATACCTAGGGCCGGGCAGGTCCTTCACGACCGGCTCTGGCTTGCGGGGTATGGGCGGTACGACGTGAGCGAATCTGGAGCTCTCCTCGAACGCTCTTGCACCGATACGGCGGTCTGGTCGCCGGAACGGCTCGATTTCGCCGGAGCGGCCGTCCTCGGGCCGGGCTTGGTCCAGAAGAAGCCGGAGCCCATAATCATCGACTCGGACGCCGAATTCCTCGATACGCGGGCAGCCTTCCACGACTTGACGCCAGAGGAGAAGAAGAAGCTCGCCCTGCTCAAACAGCACGCCAAGGAGGTCGTGCGTGATAAAATGGACGCGAAAAAGGAAGCCTGGACCGCCACGCGGATGAAAGAGGTTAGGGTCAAAAACCCGGCCAAAAGCGAGCCCGAGTTCGCCATCATCGAAGAACTGTTCCGCAGGTCTCTGGAAAATGGTAAACTCTGCGAGGATCAGGAAATCCATCTCCACAACGGCCCTACCGTAACCGTCCGTGACATTCTGGCCGAGCCCGCCAAATTCCACGACAAGCGCTGCGCCGATCCGATGGAGCCGGGCTATAACAACGACCCTGACATTGGGTGGATATGCGCGAAGGACGGCAAGCCCCCTGTTATCTTCTCCCACGCGCACGGGAAGAAGAAGTACACGCTGGGCACGGACAAACAGGCTAAAAAGTCGCCCATGAATCGCGAGGAGGCGTCCGGCATCCGCCAGGAGTTGGAAGCGCGTATCAAGGACACCGAGGACTTCGACGAACTCCTGGGGCCGGTCGCCGAGGCCATCGCCAAGAGCGGCCTACCGGTCCCCGACGTCGAATATCTGCTGAAGCTCATCAAGAAGAGGACCGGTACCTCCCTCCATGATCTGCGGGCAGCCGTCAGGCTGGCGCGCGCCTCCGGGGGCGATAGCGACGGGGACAAGTTCAACCACATGGAGACGGCCCTGCGCGTCATTGAGTCGTACGGGGAAGGTAACCTCCTGCATGCGCAGGATTTCTTCTGGAAGTGGGATCTGGCTGGTGTCTGGCGCAAAATGGATGACCTGGAGATCAAGAAGAAAGTTCATCGGGTCGCGGAAGTCGACGATTTGACGGCCTCGATAGTTGATTCGGTTTTCAAGCTGGCCGTGAACGAAACTTTCCGACCTGGGCACGCATTCGATGCCATCCAGGACGCCGTCAACGTGCGCAACGGGGAATTGTATTGGGAAGGCAATCGGTGGGAACTTCGACCTCATTGCCGCGAGAGCTACAGGACCACTCAGATACCGGTCGCGTACGACCCGCAGGCCGCAGCCCCGCGCTTCTTGCAGTTCCTGGACGAAATCTTCCGCGACGACCCGGACAAAAAGGATAAAAAGCGCCTCGTGTTGGAATGCATGGGGTACAGCCTCATGGCCACCTGCCGCTTCGAGAAGTTCATGTTGCTCATCGGGCCGGGAGCAAACGGCAAAAGTGTCCTGTTGGCCGTGCTGGCGGCCCTGGTCGGGCCTAAACAGGTGGCCGCAGTCCAGCCCTCGCAGTTCGACAATCGCTTCCAGCGGGCGCACCTGCATGGGAGGCTGGTGAACATCGTAACCGAGATCGCAGAAGGCCATGAAATGGCCGATGCTCAGCTCAAGGCCATCGTGTCCGGCGAGCTCACCACGGCGGAGCACAAGATGCGCCCTCCCTTCGACTTCAACCCCTTCTGCACGTGCTGGTTCGGCACCAACCACATGCCGAATACTCGGGACTTCTCGGACGCCCTCTTCCGGCGGGCCAACATCCTGACCTTCAACCGGACTTTCCAGGAAGAGGAGCAGGACCGGCAGCTGGTGGAGAAGCTGAAGAGCGAGTTGCCGGGAATCATGGCCATGGCGCTGGAGGCCCTGGCCGAGGTCATCCAGCGCGGTGAATTCACCCGCACCGAGTCCTGCGAAGCAGCCAAGAAGGAATGGAGGCTCGACAGTGACCAGGTCGCTGCCTTCGTCGAGGATCAGTGTGTGCTGGAGCCGGGACTGCATACGCCGAGCGGTTACATCTATACAGACTATAAATCTTGGGCTGAGGAAGCGGGGGGTGGGCCACTGTTGGGCCGGAAGAAGTTTACCTCACGCCTGCAACGTCTGGGCGTCCAACTGCACAAAAGCACGGGTGGGGTCAGGATGTTGGCCGGGATAGCGCTCAAGTTCGCCAAGGGGAGGCCCCAATGA
- a CDS encoding LexA family protein: MDAQLHTKGIEMLGFDPGEPLELPLLLSTVPAGFPSPSEDYIDQHLDLNEHVVRHPAATFFVRASGESMAGANIQPGDILVVDRALEPASGRIVIAALEGELTVKRLRIKSGRVSLEPANPSFKPVEILPDSDFEIWGVVTFIIHKA; encoded by the coding sequence ATGGACGCACAGCTTCATACCAAGGGCATTGAGATGCTGGGCTTCGATCCTGGCGAGCCACTGGAACTGCCCTTGCTACTTTCCACGGTCCCGGCCGGGTTTCCTTCTCCATCCGAGGACTACATCGACCAGCACTTGGATCTGAACGAGCATGTGGTTCGCCATCCGGCGGCCACCTTCTTCGTGCGCGCGTCCGGCGAGTCCATGGCTGGGGCTAACATCCAGCCCGGGGACATCCTGGTGGTGGACCGGGCACTGGAACCGGCCAGCGGGCGAATCGTCATCGCCGCCTTGGAAGGCGAGCTCACGGTCAAGCGCCTGCGCATCAAAAGCGGACGTGTCTCCCTCGAACCGGCAAACCCCTCGTTCAAGCCCGTCGAGATCCTGCCGGACTCCGACTTCGAGATCTGGGGCGTGGTGACATTCATCATCCACAAGGCCTAG
- a CDS encoding SOS response-associated peptidase — translation MCGRFALGIPRKRLLERFELAEVPQAPARYNIAPGQLVESVVQTPERREMRLLKWGLIPSWAKDTSIGYKMINARAETVAEKPSFKAAMRRRRCLIPAQGFYEWHEENGHRQPWFITSRTPEDVLALAGIWEHYESPEGEIIESVAIITCQANELVSPLHDRMPVIVAPQDDARWLDPQKGDPAQVADILASRPWSDMWAYRVSTRVNSPKNEDAGLIEPLNSLS, via the coding sequence ATGTGCGGACGATTTGCCCTGGGCATACCGCGTAAGCGCCTGCTGGAGCGCTTCGAACTGGCAGAGGTGCCGCAGGCCCCGGCCCGCTACAACATCGCGCCCGGCCAGCTGGTGGAGTCGGTTGTCCAGACTCCCGAGCGCAGGGAGATGCGTCTGCTGAAGTGGGGGCTGATTCCCTCCTGGGCCAAGGATACGTCCATCGGCTACAAGATGATCAACGCCCGCGCGGAGACCGTGGCGGAGAAGCCGTCCTTCAAGGCCGCCATGCGGCGCAGGCGCTGCCTGATCCCGGCCCAGGGATTCTACGAATGGCACGAGGAGAACGGCCACCGCCAACCCTGGTTCATCACGTCACGCACCCCGGAGGACGTCCTGGCCCTGGCCGGGATCTGGGAGCACTACGAGAGCCCGGAGGGAGAGATCATCGAGAGCGTGGCCATCATCACCTGCCAGGCCAACGAACTGGTCTCGCCGCTGCACGACCGCATGCCCGTGATCGTCGCTCCGCAGGACGATGCCCGCTGGCTGGACCCCCAAAAGGGCGATCCCGCCCAGGTGGCGGACATCCTGGCCAGCCGCCCCTGGTCGGACATGTGGGCGTACCGAGTGAGCACCAGGGTGAATTCACCCAAGAATGAGGATGCAGGGCTGATTGAGCCGCTGAACAGCTTATCATAG